Proteins found in one Physeter macrocephalus isolate SW-GA chromosome 17, ASM283717v5, whole genome shotgun sequence genomic segment:
- the LRP3 gene encoding low-density lipoprotein receptor-related protein 3 isoform X1 produces MEKRAAAGPEGAPGARAQLAVVCLVNIVLTGRLSSAVPALGEASTSQPPLLTAACSGKLEQHTERRGVIYSPAWPLNYPPGTNCSWYIQGDRGDMITISFRNFDVEESHQCSLDWLMLGPAAPPRQEAFRLCGSATPPAFISARDHVWIFFHSDASSSGQAQGFRLSYIRGKLGQASCQADEFRCDNGKCLPGPWQCNTVDECGDGSDEGNCSAPASEPPGSLCPGGTFPCSGARSTRCLPAERRCDGTQDCGDGSDEAGCPDLACGRRLGSFYGSFASPDLFGAARGPSDLHCTWLVDTQDPRRVLLQLELRLGYDDYVQVYEGLGERGDRLLQTLSYRSNHRPVSLEAAQGRLTVAYHARARSAGHGFNATYQVKGYCLPWEQPCGSSREGDVEDTGEQGCFSEPQRCDGWWHCASGRDEQGCPACPPDQYPCEGGSGLCYTPADRCNNQKSCPDGADEKNCFSCQPGTFHCGTNLCIFETWRCDGQEDCQDGSDEHGCLAAVPRKVITAALIGSLVCGLLLVIALGCAFKLYSLRTQEYRAFETQMTRLEAEFVRREAPPSYGQLIAQGLIPPVEDFPIYSASQASVLQNLRTAMRRQMRRHASRRGPSRRRLGRLWNRLFHRPRAPRGHIPLLTAARTSQTVLGDGLLQPAPGAGLDPPAPLTDTGSPGAAGEGPPGAPSHAPEVGPSVPPPSGLRDPEARPVHKDRKAGRDPLVDNPAPVDMPRESCSAQGPHPPAPTAGSTLGPHPPEPLGICRSPPPPCSPTLEASDDEALLVC; encoded by the exons GTGAGGCTAGCACCTCTCAGCCTCCTCTCCTGACAGCCGCCTGCAGCGGGAAACTGGAGCAGCACACGGAACGACGCGGTGTCATCTACAGCCCAGCCTGGCCTCTCAACTACCCACCGGGCACCAACTGCAGCTGGTACATCCAGGGTGACCGTGGGGACATGATCACCATCAG CTTCCGCAACTTTGACGTGGAGGAGTCCCACCAGTGCTCCCTGGACTGGCTTATGCTGGGCCCAgcggccccgccccgccaggAGGCCTTCCGGCTTTGTGGCTCCGCCACCCCGCCTGCCTTCATCTCTGCCCGGGACCACGTTTGGATCTTCTTCCACTCGGACGCCTCCAGCTCCGGCCAGGCCCAGGGCTTCCGTCTCTCATACATCCGAG GGAAGCTGGGCCAGGCATCCTGCCAGGCTGACGAGTTCCGCTGTGACAACGGCAAGTGCTTGCCGGGCCCGTGGCAGTGCAACACCGTGGATGAGTGCGGCGACGGCTCTGATGAGGGCAACTGCTCGGCGCCGGCCTCCGAGCCGCCGGGCAGCCTGTGCCCCGGGGGCACCTTCCCCTGCAGCGGGGCGCGCTCCACACGCTGCCTGCCCGCCGAGCGGCGCTGCGACGGCACTCAGGACTGCGGCGATGGCTCCGACGAGGCTGGCTGCCCTGACCTGGCCTGCGGCCGGCGCCTGGGCAGCTTCTATGGCTCCTTCGCCTCCCCAGACCTGTTCGGTGCGGCCCGTGGGCCCTCGGACCTTCACTGCACGTGGCTGGTGGACACGCAGGACCCACGGCGCGTGCTGCTGCAGCTGGAACTGCGGCTGGGCTACGACGACTACGTGCAGGTATACGAGGGCCTGGGCGAGCGCGGGGACCGCCTGCTGCAGACGCTCTCCTACCGCAGCAACCACCGGCCCGTGAGCCTCGAGGCCGCCCAGGGCCGCCTCACCGTGGCCTACCACGCCCGTGCCCGCAGCGCCGGCCACGGCTTCAACGCCACCTACCAGGTGAAGGGCTATTGCCTTCCGTGGGAGCAGCCGTGCGGGAGCAGCCGCGAGGGTGACGTGGAGGACACGGGCGAGCAGGGCTGCTTCTCGGAGCCGCAACGCTGCGACGGCTGGTGGCACTGTGCCAGCGGCCGAGACGAGCAGGGCTGCCCCGCCTGCCCCCCCGACCAGTATCCCTGTGAGGGTGGCAGCGGCCTCTGTTACACGCCGGCCGACCGCTGCAACAATCAGAAAAGCTGCCCCGATGGCGCCGACGAGAAGAACTGCTTCTCCTGCCAGCCGGGCACCTTCCACTGTGGCACCAACCTGTGCATCTTCGAGACGTGGCGCTGTGACGGCCAGGAGGACTGCCAGGACGGCAGCGACGAGCACGGCTGCCTGGCGGCCGTGCCCCGCAAGGTCATCACCGCCGCGCTCATCGGCAGCCTGGTCTGCGGCCTGCTACTCGTCATCGCCCTGGGCTGCGCCTTCAAGCTCTACTCCCTGCGCACGCAGGAGTACAG GGCCTTTGAGACCCAGATGACACGCCTGGAGGCTGAGTTTGTGCGGCGAGAGGCACCCCCGTCCTATGGGCAGCTCATCGCACAGGGCCTCATTCCACCCGTGGAGGACTTTCCCATCTACAGTGCGTCACAG GCCTCGGTGCTACAGAACCTTCGCACGGCCATGCGGCGACAGATGCGCCGGCACGCCTCCCGCCGCGGGCCCTCCCGCCGCCGCCTCGGCCGCCTCTGGAACCGGCTCTTTCACCGGCCGCGGGCACCGCGCGGACACATCCCGCTGCTCACGGCTGCGCGCACCTCACAGACGGTGCTGGGCGATGGGCTCCTCCAGCCGGCACCGGGGGCTGGCCTAGACCCCCCGGCACCCCTAACAGACACAGGCAGCccaggggcagctggggaggggcccCCCGGCGCCCCTAGCCACGCACCGGAGGTGGGGCCTTCTGTGCCACCCCCCTCGGGCCTGCGGGACCCAGAGGCCAGGCCAGTGCACAAGGACAGAAAGGCCGGCAGGGACCCTCTGGTGGACAACCCAGCCCCTGTGGACATGCCTCGGGAGTCCTGCTCGGCCCAGGGCCCTCACCCCCCGGCCCCCACTGCCGGCAGCACCCTAGGCCCCCACCCACCAGAGCCACTGGGTATCTGCAGGAGCCCCCCGCCACCCTGCTCCCCAACGTTGGAGGCCAGTGACGACGAGGCCCTGCTGGTCTGCTGA
- the LRP3 gene encoding low-density lipoprotein receptor-related protein 3 isoform X2 has protein sequence MEKRAAAGPEGAPGARAQLAVVCLVNIVLTGRLSSAVPALAACSGKLEQHTERRGVIYSPAWPLNYPPGTNCSWYIQGDRGDMITISFRNFDVEESHQCSLDWLMLGPAAPPRQEAFRLCGSATPPAFISARDHVWIFFHSDASSSGQAQGFRLSYIRGKLGQASCQADEFRCDNGKCLPGPWQCNTVDECGDGSDEGNCSAPASEPPGSLCPGGTFPCSGARSTRCLPAERRCDGTQDCGDGSDEAGCPDLACGRRLGSFYGSFASPDLFGAARGPSDLHCTWLVDTQDPRRVLLQLELRLGYDDYVQVYEGLGERGDRLLQTLSYRSNHRPVSLEAAQGRLTVAYHARARSAGHGFNATYQVKGYCLPWEQPCGSSREGDVEDTGEQGCFSEPQRCDGWWHCASGRDEQGCPACPPDQYPCEGGSGLCYTPADRCNNQKSCPDGADEKNCFSCQPGTFHCGTNLCIFETWRCDGQEDCQDGSDEHGCLAAVPRKVITAALIGSLVCGLLLVIALGCAFKLYSLRTQEYRAFETQMTRLEAEFVRREAPPSYGQLIAQGLIPPVEDFPIYSASQASVLQNLRTAMRRQMRRHASRRGPSRRRLGRLWNRLFHRPRAPRGHIPLLTAARTSQTVLGDGLLQPAPGAGLDPPAPLTDTGSPGAAGEGPPGAPSHAPEVGPSVPPPSGLRDPEARPVHKDRKAGRDPLVDNPAPVDMPRESCSAQGPHPPAPTAGSTLGPHPPEPLGICRSPPPPCSPTLEASDDEALLVC, from the exons CCGCCTGCAGCGGGAAACTGGAGCAGCACACGGAACGACGCGGTGTCATCTACAGCCCAGCCTGGCCTCTCAACTACCCACCGGGCACCAACTGCAGCTGGTACATCCAGGGTGACCGTGGGGACATGATCACCATCAG CTTCCGCAACTTTGACGTGGAGGAGTCCCACCAGTGCTCCCTGGACTGGCTTATGCTGGGCCCAgcggccccgccccgccaggAGGCCTTCCGGCTTTGTGGCTCCGCCACCCCGCCTGCCTTCATCTCTGCCCGGGACCACGTTTGGATCTTCTTCCACTCGGACGCCTCCAGCTCCGGCCAGGCCCAGGGCTTCCGTCTCTCATACATCCGAG GGAAGCTGGGCCAGGCATCCTGCCAGGCTGACGAGTTCCGCTGTGACAACGGCAAGTGCTTGCCGGGCCCGTGGCAGTGCAACACCGTGGATGAGTGCGGCGACGGCTCTGATGAGGGCAACTGCTCGGCGCCGGCCTCCGAGCCGCCGGGCAGCCTGTGCCCCGGGGGCACCTTCCCCTGCAGCGGGGCGCGCTCCACACGCTGCCTGCCCGCCGAGCGGCGCTGCGACGGCACTCAGGACTGCGGCGATGGCTCCGACGAGGCTGGCTGCCCTGACCTGGCCTGCGGCCGGCGCCTGGGCAGCTTCTATGGCTCCTTCGCCTCCCCAGACCTGTTCGGTGCGGCCCGTGGGCCCTCGGACCTTCACTGCACGTGGCTGGTGGACACGCAGGACCCACGGCGCGTGCTGCTGCAGCTGGAACTGCGGCTGGGCTACGACGACTACGTGCAGGTATACGAGGGCCTGGGCGAGCGCGGGGACCGCCTGCTGCAGACGCTCTCCTACCGCAGCAACCACCGGCCCGTGAGCCTCGAGGCCGCCCAGGGCCGCCTCACCGTGGCCTACCACGCCCGTGCCCGCAGCGCCGGCCACGGCTTCAACGCCACCTACCAGGTGAAGGGCTATTGCCTTCCGTGGGAGCAGCCGTGCGGGAGCAGCCGCGAGGGTGACGTGGAGGACACGGGCGAGCAGGGCTGCTTCTCGGAGCCGCAACGCTGCGACGGCTGGTGGCACTGTGCCAGCGGCCGAGACGAGCAGGGCTGCCCCGCCTGCCCCCCCGACCAGTATCCCTGTGAGGGTGGCAGCGGCCTCTGTTACACGCCGGCCGACCGCTGCAACAATCAGAAAAGCTGCCCCGATGGCGCCGACGAGAAGAACTGCTTCTCCTGCCAGCCGGGCACCTTCCACTGTGGCACCAACCTGTGCATCTTCGAGACGTGGCGCTGTGACGGCCAGGAGGACTGCCAGGACGGCAGCGACGAGCACGGCTGCCTGGCGGCCGTGCCCCGCAAGGTCATCACCGCCGCGCTCATCGGCAGCCTGGTCTGCGGCCTGCTACTCGTCATCGCCCTGGGCTGCGCCTTCAAGCTCTACTCCCTGCGCACGCAGGAGTACAG GGCCTTTGAGACCCAGATGACACGCCTGGAGGCTGAGTTTGTGCGGCGAGAGGCACCCCCGTCCTATGGGCAGCTCATCGCACAGGGCCTCATTCCACCCGTGGAGGACTTTCCCATCTACAGTGCGTCACAG GCCTCGGTGCTACAGAACCTTCGCACGGCCATGCGGCGACAGATGCGCCGGCACGCCTCCCGCCGCGGGCCCTCCCGCCGCCGCCTCGGCCGCCTCTGGAACCGGCTCTTTCACCGGCCGCGGGCACCGCGCGGACACATCCCGCTGCTCACGGCTGCGCGCACCTCACAGACGGTGCTGGGCGATGGGCTCCTCCAGCCGGCACCGGGGGCTGGCCTAGACCCCCCGGCACCCCTAACAGACACAGGCAGCccaggggcagctggggaggggcccCCCGGCGCCCCTAGCCACGCACCGGAGGTGGGGCCTTCTGTGCCACCCCCCTCGGGCCTGCGGGACCCAGAGGCCAGGCCAGTGCACAAGGACAGAAAGGCCGGCAGGGACCCTCTGGTGGACAACCCAGCCCCTGTGGACATGCCTCGGGAGTCCTGCTCGGCCCAGGGCCCTCACCCCCCGGCCCCCACTGCCGGCAGCACCCTAGGCCCCCACCCACCAGAGCCACTGGGTATCTGCAGGAGCCCCCCGCCACCCTGCTCCCCAACGTTGGAGGCCAGTGACGACGAGGCCCTGCTGGTCTGCTGA
- the SLC7A10 gene encoding asc-type amino acid transporter 1, which produces MAGHTQQPSGRGNPGPAPSPSPGPGPGPGASERVALKKEIGLVSACTIIIGNIIGSGIFISPKGVLEHCGSVGLALFVWVLGGGITALGSLCYAELGVAIPKSGGDYAYVTEIFGGLAGFLLLWSAVLIMYPTSLAVISMTFSNYVLQPVFPNCIPPAAASRALSMACLMLLTWVNSSSVRWATRIQDVFTGGKLLALSLIIGVGFVQIFQGRFEELRPSNAFDFWMTPSVGHLALAFLQGSFAFSGWNFLNYVTEELVDPRKNLPRAIFISIPLVTFVYTFTNVAYFTAMSPQELLASNAVAVTFGEKLLGYFSWVMPVSVALSTFGGINGYLFTSSRLCFSGAREGHLPSLLAMIHVRHCTPIPALLVCGGATAVIMLVGDTYTLINYVSFINYLCYGVTILGLLVLRWRWPALHRPIKVNLLVPIAYLVFWAFLLVFSFISEPMVCGVGVIIILTGVPIFFLGVLWRSKPKCVHTLTESMTRWGQELCFVVYPQGSPEEEENGPCQPSPLPAATDKPLKTQ; this is translated from the exons ATGGCCGGCCACACGCAGCAGCCGAGCGGGCGCGGGAACCCGGGCCCTGCTCCCTCGCCCTCCCCCGGCCCGGGCCCCGGGCCCGGCGCCTCGGAGCGGGTGGCGCTCAAGAAGGAGATCGGGCTGGTGAGCGCCTGCACCATCATCATCG gaaacatcatcgGCTCGGGCATCTTCATCTCCCCCAAGGGGGTCCTAGAGCACTGTGGCTCCGTGGGTCTGGCCCTCTTCGTCTGGGTCCTGGGTGGGGGCATCACTGCCTTGGGCTCACTCTGCTACGCGGAGCTGGGAGTCGCCATCCCCAAGTCTGGTGGGGACTACGCCTATGTCACCGAGATCTTCGGGGGCCTGGCTGG CTTCCTGCTGCTCTGGAGCGCTGTCCTCATCATGTACCCCACCAGCCTGGCCGTCATCTCCATGACCTTCTCCAACTACGTGCTGCAGCCCGTGTTCCCCAACTGCATCCCCCCGGCCGCTGCTTCCCGTGCGCTCTCCATGGCCTGCCTTA TGCTCCTGACGTGGGTGAACAGCTCGAGCGTGCGCTGGGCCACGCGCATCCAGGACGTGTTCACCGGCGGGAAGCTGCTGGCCCTCTCGCTCATCATTGGCGTGGGCTTTGTCCAGATCTTCCAAG GACGCTTCGAGGAGCTGAGGCCCAGCAACGCCTTCGACTTCTGGATGACGCCGTCCGTGGGTCACCTGGCCCTGGCCTTCCTCCAGGGCTCCTTTGCCTTCAGCGGCTGGAACTTCCTCAACTATGTCACCGAGGAGCTGGTGGACCCTCGAAA GAACCTACCTCGTGCCATCTTCATCTCCATCCCCCTGGTGACCTTCGTGTACACCTTCACCAACGTGGCCTACTTCACTGCCATGTCCCCCCAGGAGCTGCTGGCCTCTAACGCAGTGGCCGTG ACCTTCGGGGAGAAGCTGCTGGGCTACTTTTCTTGGGTCATGCCGGTCTCCGTGGCACTTTCCACTTTCGGAGGGATCAACGGCTACCTGTTCACCTCCTCCAG ACTGTGCTTCTCTGGAGCCCGAGAGGGACACCTGCCCAGCCTGCTGGCCATGATCCACGTCAGACACTGCACCCCTATCCCTGCCCTCCTCGTCTGC ggcGGGGCCACGGCAGTCATCATGCTTGTGGGAGACACATACACGCTCATCAACTATGTGTCCTTCATCAACTACCTCTGCTACGGCGTCACCATCCTGGGCCTGCTCGTGCTGCGCTGGAGGTGGCCGGCGCTCCACAGGCCCATCAAG GTGAACCTCCTTGTCCCCATCGCGTACTTGGTCTTCTGGGCATTCCTGCTGGTCTTCAGCTTCATCTCGGAGCCCATGGTGTGCGGGGTGGGCGTTATCATCATCCTCACGGGGGTGCCCATTTTCTTCCTGGGAGTGCTCTGGAGAAGCAAACCAAAGTGTGTGCACACACTCACAG AGTCAATGACACGCTGGGGCCAGGAGCTGTGTTTCGTGGTCTACCCCCAGGGCTCCCcggaggaggaggaaaatggcCCCTGCCAGCCCTCCCCACTGCCCGCCGCCACGGACAAGCCCTTGAAGACACAATGA